In the Halichoerus grypus chromosome 4, mHalGry1.hap1.1, whole genome shotgun sequence genome, one interval contains:
- the PDCD1 gene encoding programmed cell death protein 1 isoform X1: MGTPRAPWPLIWAVLQLGWWPGWLLDSPDRPWSPLTFSPAQLTVHEGDNATFTCSLSNIPESFVLNWYRMSPRNQTDKLAAFQEDRIQPGPDKRFHVTRLPSGRDFHMSIAATRVNDSGTYFCGAIYLPPNTQINESPRAELTVKERTLEPPTESPSPPPRLTGQLQGLVIGITSVLVGVLFLLLLTWVLAAAFPRAAQGACACGSEEEPLKEGPSAAPVFTVDYGELDFQWREKTPEPPAPCAPEQTEYATIVFPSRPGSPGRRASANSPQGPQPLSPEDGPCPWPL; the protein is encoded by the exons ATGGGGACCCCACGGGCGCCCTGGCCGCTCATCTGGGCCGTGCTGCAGCTGGGCTGGTGGCCAGGATGGCTCCTAG ACTCCCCCGACAGGCCCTGGAGCCCCCTCACCTTCTCCCCAGCGCAGCTCACAGTGCACGAGGGGGACAACGCCACCTTCACCTGCAGCCTCTCCAACATCCCCGAGAGCTTTGTGCTCAACTGGTACCGCATGAGCCCCCGCAACCAGACGGACAAACTGGCCGCCTTCCAGGAGGACCGCATCCAGCCAGGCCCGGACAAGCGCTTCCACGTCACGCGGCTACCCAGCGGGCGGGACTTTCACATGAGCATCGCGGCTACCCGGGTCAACGACAGTGGCACCTACTTCTGCGGGGCCATCTAcctgccccccaacacacagaTCAACGAGAGTCCCCGCGCAGAGCTCACTGTGAAAG AGAGAACCCTGGAGCCCCCCACAGagagccccagccccccacccagacTCACTGGCCAGTTACAGGGGCTGGTCATTGGCATCACAAGTGTGCTGGTGGGGGTCCTGTTCCTCCTACTGCTGACCTGGGTCCTGGCCGCTGCCTTCCCCAGGGCCGCCCAAG GTGCCTGCGCCTGTGGGAGTGAGGAGGAGCCCCTG AAGGAGGGCCCCTCTGCAGCGCCCGTGTTCACCGTGGACTACGGGGAGCTGGACTTCCAGTGGCGAGAGAAGACGCCGGAGCCTCCCGCCCCCTGTGCCCCCGAACAGACAGAGTATGCCACAATTGTCTTCCCGAGCAGGCCGGGGTCCCCGGGCCGCAGGGCCTCAGCCAACAGCCCGCAGGGACCCCAGCCTCTGAGCCCCGAGGACGgaccctgcccctggcccctctGA
- the PDCD1 gene encoding programmed cell death protein 1 isoform X2 translates to MGTPRAPWPLIWAVLQLGWWPGWLLDSPDRPWSPLTFSPAQLTVHEGDNATFTCSLSNIPESFVLNWYRMSPRNQTDKLAAFQEDRIQPGPDKRFHVTRLPSGRDFHMSIAATRVNDSGTYFCGAIYLPPNTQINESPRAELTVKGACACGSEEEPLKEGPSAAPVFTVDYGELDFQWREKTPEPPAPCAPEQTEYATIVFPSRPGSPGRRASANSPQGPQPLSPEDGPCPWPL, encoded by the exons ATGGGGACCCCACGGGCGCCCTGGCCGCTCATCTGGGCCGTGCTGCAGCTGGGCTGGTGGCCAGGATGGCTCCTAG ACTCCCCCGACAGGCCCTGGAGCCCCCTCACCTTCTCCCCAGCGCAGCTCACAGTGCACGAGGGGGACAACGCCACCTTCACCTGCAGCCTCTCCAACATCCCCGAGAGCTTTGTGCTCAACTGGTACCGCATGAGCCCCCGCAACCAGACGGACAAACTGGCCGCCTTCCAGGAGGACCGCATCCAGCCAGGCCCGGACAAGCGCTTCCACGTCACGCGGCTACCCAGCGGGCGGGACTTTCACATGAGCATCGCGGCTACCCGGGTCAACGACAGTGGCACCTACTTCTGCGGGGCCATCTAcctgccccccaacacacagaTCAACGAGAGTCCCCGCGCAGAGCTCACTGTGAAAG GTGCCTGCGCCTGTGGGAGTGAGGAGGAGCCCCTG AAGGAGGGCCCCTCTGCAGCGCCCGTGTTCACCGTGGACTACGGGGAGCTGGACTTCCAGTGGCGAGAGAAGACGCCGGAGCCTCCCGCCCCCTGTGCCCCCGAACAGACAGAGTATGCCACAATTGTCTTCCCGAGCAGGCCGGGGTCCCCGGGCCGCAGGGCCTCAGCCAACAGCCCGCAGGGACCCCAGCCTCTGAGCCCCGAGGACGgaccctgcccctggcccctctGA
- the PDCD1 gene encoding programmed cell death protein 1 isoform X3 — protein sequence MGTPRAPWPLIWAVLQLGWWPGWLLDSPDRPWSPLTFSPAQLTVHEGDNATFTCSLSNIPESFVLNWYRMSPRNQTDKLAAFQEDRIQPGPDKRFHVTRLPSGRDFHMSIAATRVNDSGTYFCGAIYLPPNTQINESPRAELTVKERTLEPPTESPSPPPRLTGQLQGLVIGITSVLVGVLFLLLLTWVLAAAFPRAAQGKAPAQPHGCLLPEGPSAAPVFTVDYGELDFQWREKTPEPPAPCAPEQTEYATIVFPSRPGSPGRRASANSPQGPQPLSPEDGPCPWPL from the exons ATGGGGACCCCACGGGCGCCCTGGCCGCTCATCTGGGCCGTGCTGCAGCTGGGCTGGTGGCCAGGATGGCTCCTAG ACTCCCCCGACAGGCCCTGGAGCCCCCTCACCTTCTCCCCAGCGCAGCTCACAGTGCACGAGGGGGACAACGCCACCTTCACCTGCAGCCTCTCCAACATCCCCGAGAGCTTTGTGCTCAACTGGTACCGCATGAGCCCCCGCAACCAGACGGACAAACTGGCCGCCTTCCAGGAGGACCGCATCCAGCCAGGCCCGGACAAGCGCTTCCACGTCACGCGGCTACCCAGCGGGCGGGACTTTCACATGAGCATCGCGGCTACCCGGGTCAACGACAGTGGCACCTACTTCTGCGGGGCCATCTAcctgccccccaacacacagaTCAACGAGAGTCCCCGCGCAGAGCTCACTGTGAAAG AGAGAACCCTGGAGCCCCCCACAGagagccccagccccccacccagacTCACTGGCCAGTTACAGGGGCTGGTCATTGGCATCACAAGTGTGCTGGTGGGGGTCCTGTTCCTCCTACTGCTGACCTGGGTCCTGGCCGCTGCCTTCCCCAGGGCCGCCCAAGGTAAGGCCCCGGCCCAACCCCACGGCTGTCTCCTGCCC GAGGGCCCCTCTGCAGCGCCCGTGTTCACCGTGGACTACGGGGAGCTGGACTTCCAGTGGCGAGAGAAGACGCCGGAGCCTCCCGCCCCCTGTGCCCCCGAACAGACAGAGTATGCCACAATTGTCTTCCCGAGCAGGCCGGGGTCCCCGGGCCGCAGGGCCTCAGCCAACAGCCCGCAGGGACCCCAGCCTCTGAGCCCCGAGGACGgaccctgcccctggcccctctGA